From Salvelinus sp. IW2-2015 linkage group LG18, ASM291031v2, whole genome shotgun sequence, a single genomic window includes:
- the LOC139029131 gene encoding mediator of DNA damage checkpoint protein 1-like — MFELQEQATLASVEEPKRVGRRTKQEPECVVPPVSTETQEETSAPPTEKPKRGGRRAKQQKVPEVVEVENMVVQEVHLPAQTEVDAKPEREDAEELLEAPVVKPGWRRKAKAVVKDEVPAKRARRGAADSTKVPTVAEATVEVPTEPVKRGRRAAKSKVSADETTIAAESTPLEAEVTDTEVMTAVVKKGRGKAPKKGNAVSETTSDQANSIEGMETVDEASKSVNWKPDLEVTHKVTPLPKQKTSRRNDSVPVTKVEEQQVVKTVRGRRARSYVEVKEETVQSTPSKRARHSTIETSAAEATVPISKPLNERNAARNMKTEVANLSDKAVPKEPVKKTRRAAKSTAAAPVEATSTTPAVPEEVPETIPEATVVAATKGRGKATRGKAVSQEIDIEQGTESEQPCKPRRGRAARK; from the exons A TGTTTGAACTCCAGGAGCAGGCTACCTTGGCTTCGGTTGAGGAACCTAAAAGAGTGGGAAGAAGGACTAAACAGGAACCTGAGTGTGTCGTCCCGCCAGTATCCACAGAGACTCAGGAGGAAACATCTGCTCCCCCTACAGAGAAACctaaaagaggaggaagaagagcaaAGCAGCAGAAGGTTCCTGAAGTGGTGGAAGTTGAGAACATGGTAGTGCAGGAGGTCCACCTTCCTGCACAAACTGAGGTTGATGCTAAACCAGAGCGTGAAGATGCTGAAGAACTGCTGGAAGCTCCGGTTGTCAAACCAGGATGGAGAAGGAAGGCAAAAGCCGTTGTGAAGGATGAAGTGCCTGCCAAGCGAGCACGCAGAGGAGCAGCTGATTCCACAAAGGTGCCCACTGTTGCAGAAGCAACTGTGGAAGTTCCAACCGAGCCTGTCAAGCGAGGTAGAAGGGCAGCTAAATCCAAAGTCTCTGCAGATGAAACCACCATTGCAGCCGAGAGCACTCCATTGGAGGCTGAGGTAACAGACACGGAGGTAATGACCGCTGTGGTTAAAAAGGGAAGAGGAAAAGCCCCTAAAAAGGGAAATGCTGTTTCTGAAACGACCTCTGACCAGGCAAATTCTATTGAAGGCATGGAAACCGTTGACGAAGCCTCAAAATCTGTGAATTGGAAACCTGATTTGGAAGTTACGCACAAGGTCACCCCTCTTCCTAAACAGAAGACATCCAGACGGAATGATAGTGTTCCTGTTACTAAGGTTGAAGAACAGCAGGTTGTGAAGACAGTGCGAGGAAGAAGAGCAAGATCTTATGTCGAGGTCAAAGAGGAGACCGTACAATCAACACCCTCAAAAAGGGCACGCCATAGCACCATAgagacctctgctgcagaagccACGGTCCCCATTTCAAAGCCATTAAACGAAAGAAATGCAGCAAGAAATATGAAAACTGAAGTGGCAAATCTCTCTGATAAAGCTGTTCCAAAGGAGCCTGTCAAGAAAACAAGACGAGCAGCAAAGTCTACTGCAGCAGCTCCCGTTGAGGCCACTAGCACTACTCCTGCTGTCCCGGAGGAAGTGCCAGAGACCATCCCCGAAGCCACAGTTGTGGCTGCTACTAAAGGAAGAGGTAAAGCGACAAGGGGAAAAGCTGTATCTCAGGAAATTGACATTGAGCAAGGTACTGAGTCGGAGCAGCCGTGTAAGCCCCGCAGAGGGAGAGCAGCAAGAAAATAG